A region of Elusimicrobiota bacterium DNA encodes the following proteins:
- the tsaE gene encoding tRNA (adenosine(37)-N6)-threonylcarbamoyltransferase complex ATPase subunit type 1 TsaE — protein sequence MRNFISNKVESTVKFGIKLARTLKKKDIVYLIGPLGAGKTVLVQGICKGLKVKNVVNSPSFKIINEYKRKFQVYHIDLYRLNSAKEINDLGLDEYIYGDGITLIEWAEKLGKKNPPKKRIEIKIEIKNENTREIKWQRYQ from the coding sequence ATGAGAAATTTTATCTCAAATAAAGTTGAATCTACTGTAAAATTCGGCATTAAGTTAGCCCGAACACTTAAAAAAAAAGATATTGTATATCTTATTGGACCGCTCGGTGCTGGAAAAACTGTGCTTGTTCAAGGGATTTGTAAGGGGCTTAAAGTAAAAAATGTTGTCAATAGCCCATCGTTCAAAATTATAAATGAGTACAAAAGGAAATTTCAGGTTTATCATATTGATTTGTATCGTTTAAATTCGGCAAAAGAAATAAATGATTTAGGGCTTGACGAGTATATTTATGGTGACGGAATTACTTTAATTGAATGGGCAGAAAAATTAGGCAAAAAAAATCCGCCTAAAAAAAGAATTGAGATTAAGATTGAGATTAAGAATGAAAACACAAGAGAAATAAAATGGCAGCGGTATCAATAG
- a CDS encoding glycosyltransferase family 39 protein, producing the protein MTISNKTEQMFGNTKPNKCSEIRFLCFLTFLLLFPFYNKAISSDAIFYIYTARQILKEPAKPFSFTINCADKNYSGWDVANNPPLISYFLAGVIKIFGENEKALHLAFLCFAILSVVGMYFLARKLKTDPLFSALLLIASPAFFVNATDIMLDVPLITFSVWGIYFCIREKYLGWLLLGFTILIKFVALINLGLLFVWFLLNKTLKKNIGFFIIPILFLVAWSLHNKFVYNELQILKKSVSIGISFGLVKEIPLLTYIGGAFVFPLSILWLGYQLKKSAVWLFLVVFATGTFFFDLLGYTKLQNFLFGLFSSSAILLFFVFIRSLKKWDYQKEIIFLVSWFFLYLFFFVAVSAIIAVRYLLPLLPPVILLFVKISDICLKHKIFLITTVIIGLILSFLIAQSDYILANSYRNISEYIKKGYADKSVYFTGHLGFQYYMERNGFYAVESDSKNYASGSLIVCPVLPVPQKIHPVIVKRLKLVEQKYILTKNPFKTMSPLAQAGFHLNMYGLLPYSFSRIPVEKFTIYEIR; encoded by the coding sequence ATGACCATTTCAAATAAAACCGAACAAATGTTCGGAAATACAAAACCGAACAAATGTTCGGAAATCAGATTTCTCTGCTTTTTAACATTTTTGCTTTTATTCCCATTTTATAATAAAGCAATTTCTTCTGATGCTATATTTTATATTTACACTGCCAGGCAGATTCTAAAGGAGCCAGCAAAACCGTTTAGTTTCACAATAAATTGTGCTGACAAAAATTATTCAGGATGGGATGTTGCTAATAATCCTCCGCTTATATCGTATTTTCTGGCAGGTGTTATAAAAATTTTCGGCGAAAATGAAAAAGCACTGCATTTGGCATTTCTTTGTTTTGCGATACTTTCCGTTGTGGGTATGTATTTTTTGGCGAGAAAGTTGAAAACAGATCCACTTTTTTCTGCGCTTCTTTTGATAGCAAGTCCTGCGTTTTTTGTAAATGCAACCGATATAATGCTGGATGTACCGCTGATTACATTTTCAGTATGGGGAATTTATTTTTGTATTCGTGAAAAATATTTAGGCTGGCTCCTGCTCGGGTTTACAATTTTAATAAAATTTGTAGCATTAATAAATCTCGGACTGCTTTTTGTTTGGTTTCTGCTGAATAAAACCCTGAAAAAAAATATCGGTTTTTTTATAATTCCGATTCTTTTTTTAGTTGCATGGTCATTACATAACAAATTTGTTTATAACGAACTCCAGATTCTGAAAAAATCAGTCAGTATTGGTATCTCTTTTGGGCTTGTAAAAGAAATCCCACTACTTACTTATATTGGTGGTGCTTTTGTTTTTCCATTGAGTATATTATGGTTAGGTTACCAGTTAAAAAAAAGTGCTGTCTGGCTTTTTTTAGTAGTTTTTGCAACAGGAACCTTTTTTTTTGATTTACTTGGATACACTAAACTACAAAATTTTCTTTTTGGACTTTTTAGCTCGTCAGCAATTCTTTTGTTTTTTGTTTTTATTCGCTCGCTTAAAAAATGGGATTATCAAAAAGAAATAATTTTTCTGGTGAGCTGGTTTTTTTTGTATCTATTTTTTTTTGTAGCAGTTTCAGCAATAATCGCAGTCAGGTATCTGTTACCACTTTTGCCGCCTGTAATTTTGCTTTTTGTAAAAATTTCAGACATATGCCTAAAACATAAAATATTTTTGATTACCACGGTTATTATCGGGCTTATTTTATCGTTTTTGATTGCACAATCAGATTATATTTTAGCCAATTCATATAGAAACATTTCAGAATATATCAAAAAAGGATACGCTGACAAAAGTGTCTATTTTACAGGACATCTTGGGTTTCAGTATTATATGGAAAGAAATGGATTTTATGCGGTAGAATCAGACAGTAAGAATTATGCGAGTGGTTCTTTGATTGTCTGCCCTGTTTTACCAGTTCCGCAGAAAATTCATCCTGTGATTGTTAAAAGATTAAAACTTGTTGAACAAAAGTATATACTAACGAAGAATCCATTCAAAACGATGAGTCCGTTAGCACAGGCAGGTTTTCACTTAAATATGTATGGGCTACTGCCGTATTCATTCTCAAGAATACCGGTAGAAAAATTTACAATTTACGAGATACGGTGA
- the thiL gene encoding thiamine-phosphate kinase produces the protein MKITQLGEFGLIEKIRKKKLSSGTHNDNVIVSIGDDCAVIKSKNENLLFTTDTLVENIHFSQKYYSFFDIGYKALSVNLSDIAAMGGVPLYCLVTVGLPPSVKVAGIDALYKGLKKLATEFNVDIIGGDTVKSPACIIISITLIGKQNYGAGILRSGAKPGDIIFTTGTFGDSAAGLYLLQKKFKGYEELKKKHLRPYPKVKEGLFIAKSGFATAMIDSSDGFDKSVRFICQESKVGCEIYLDKIPVSTSLNAFTSHFTLHTSHFVLFGGEEYELLFTVSPSKKSYFCKRFYEVGKITKNRKIIYLDSNNKKISLQDNGYDHFK, from the coding sequence TTGAAAATAACCCAACTTGGTGAGTTCGGCCTGATTGAAAAAATCAGAAAAAAAAAACTATCAAGCGGCACTCATAATGATAATGTAATAGTAAGTATAGGTGATGATTGTGCTGTTATAAAGAGCAAAAACGAAAACCTGCTTTTTACAACGGATACTCTTGTAGAAAATATCCATTTTTCCCAGAAGTATTACAGTTTTTTTGATATTGGATATAAAGCGTTATCGGTCAACCTGTCTGATATTGCCGCAATGGGTGGAGTGCCGCTTTACTGTCTTGTGACTGTTGGACTTCCGCCGTCTGTAAAAGTTGCTGGTATAGATGCACTCTATAAAGGGCTCAAAAAACTTGCCACAGAGTTCAATGTTGATATTATTGGCGGTGATACAGTAAAATCTCCTGCTTGTATAATAATTTCAATCACACTTATAGGAAAACAGAATTATGGCGCTGGTATTTTAAGAAGTGGTGCGAAACCGGGCGATATAATTTTTACTACCGGCACTTTTGGTGATTCTGCTGCAGGGCTGTATTTGTTGCAAAAGAAATTTAAAGGTTACGAAGAACTCAAAAAAAAGCACCTGCGACCTTACCCCAAAGTAAAAGAAGGGCTTTTTATTGCCAAAAGCGGGTTCGCTACAGCAATGATTGATTCTTCCGACGGATTTGATAAGTCGGTTCGGTTTATCTGTCAGGAATCAAAAGTTGGCTGTGAAATATATTTAGATAAAATTCCTGTTTCCACGTCTTTGAATGCTTTTACTTCACACTTCACACTCCACACTTCACACTTTGTCTTATTTGGTGGTGAAGAATACGAACTTCTCTTTACAGTTTCACCGTCTAAAAAATCATATTTTTGCAAAAGATTTTATGAGGTCGGCAAAATAACAAAAAACAGAAAAATTATCTATCTGGATTCTAATAATAAAAAAATTAGTTTACAGGATAACGGCTATGACCATTTCAAATAA